One stretch of Podospora bellae-mahoneyi strain CBS 112042 chromosome 2, whole genome shotgun sequence DNA includes these proteins:
- a CDS encoding hypothetical protein (antiSMASH:Cluster_1) has protein sequence MIVIRYRSYVSILRRTVQSFMICSLCLSEPHAISLASHSRFQPSFSRLWFGLASRACRAPPRGHHLIMFPSRMKIAIFLHHRAFLSHSCLTEVDPDSKNQLRI, from the exons ATGATCGTCATCCGATATCGCTCATATGTATCTATACTCAGAAGAACTGTTCAGAGTTTCATGATCTGCAGCTTATGTCTTTCTGAACCACATGCCATATCAT TGGCAAGCCACAGCCGTTTTCAACCATCTTTCTCTAGACTTTGGTTCGGCCTCGCGTCGCGAGCATGTAGAGCCCCACCCCGAGGTCACCATCTTATCATGTTCCCATCTCGAATGAAGATTGCCATATTCCTTCATCATCGCGCATTTTTGTCTCATTCATGCCTGACAGAAGTTGACCCTGACTCCAAGAATCAGTTGAGAATTTGA
- the PaPKS1 gene encoding Polyketide synthase (SMCOG1093:Beta-ketoacyl synthase; EggNog:ENOG503NWH8; COG:I; antiSMASH:Cluster_1), with translation MADKLAFLLFGDQSLDTHGFLAEFFRQEKQGILAKAFLEQAGHELRKEVEKLPRVERSRLPIFRTLQQLNERYYAQKLKHPGIDGALLCISQLAHYIDHAEKNFEDVTRHDSTHLVGLCSGLFAASAIASTPSLSALVPVAVQAVLLAFRTGSYVHTLGDRLCPANEQSESWTYIFPGLKEDDATAALESFHRENGIPQASRAYVSAASASSLAISGPPTTLRLLVAKGRLSAKPTSIPVYGPYHAAHLHASANIDKILHLDDPEVVDAFYNTRPRSAVMSCTSGTWFAATDTRTLIKSVVFEILNETLMFNKVLDGCLERARQFKGDSCLILPLGPTQNAATLANLLKSQTDLEVILRKPPAVSPESTSSTIGNHGSVGRCKLAIVGMAGRFPDAASHEKLWELLEKGLDVHRVVPADRFDVKSHYDPTGKIMNTSHTPYGCWIENPGFFDPRFFNMSPREALQTDPMQRMALTTAYEALEMSGYVPNRTPTTRLDRIGTFYGQTSDDWRELNAAQEVDTYYITGGVRAFGPGRINYHFGFSGPSLNIDTACSSSAAAMNVACSSLWARDCDTAIVGGLSCMTNPDIFSGLSRGQFLSKKGPCATFDNEADGYCRGDGCASVVVKRLEDAEAEGDRILAVILGTATNHSADAISITHPHGPTQSVLSRQILDEAGVDPLDVDYVEMHGTGTQAGDGTEMVSVTNVFAPAERKRPANRPLYLGAVKANVGHGEAASGVTALCKVLMMLQKNAIPPHVGIKQGSVINKTFPKDLSERNVNIAFHTTPFRRKDGKPRRVFINNFSAAGGNTGLLLEDAPQRPKATADPRSHHVVTLTGKSKAAMIRNAERLVGWMERNPETPLSHVAYTTTARKIQHYWRMNVVASDLDEAKSAISTRLKENFVPVLPEQPKVAFMFTGQGSHYPALGKEFYEHYSVFRQNIDEFDRIAQIHGFPSFLPLIDGSESDVSKLSPVVVQLGLACFEMALARLWISWGIRPAVVLGHSLGEYAALEVAGVLSASDAIYLVGARAQLLVEKCTAGTHAMLATMGSVETIMDALGVKATGVNVACINGPRETVLSGESSEMAEIAQHLTGAGFKCTQLRVPFAFHSAQVDAILDDFEKLAKSVQFNTPKVPIISPLLGKMVENEPITPGYLRNHAREAVNFLGGLVSAQQSGAIDEKTVWLEVGPHPVLAGMVKASFGVATIAVPTLRRNEGCYRTLSSSLCTLHTAGLNIDFNEFHRDFSESVRLLDLPSYSFDEKNYWLQYTGDWCLSKNRVGTQADPKAIEAPKPKLSTTTVQKITKEEVNGDVVILETESDLCQPELRNVVSGHLVNGAPLCPSSLYGDMAMTACQYAYKLVRPGTEKIGTNVAHMEVPKTLIFNDTAKSHILRMTINANARTGQADIVFHTGDGAKRTDHAICKVYFGELEDWQNEFDRVAYLIKTRIDSLKAAEQRGEASKIGRGLAYKLFGALVDYNRRYQGMEEVILDSKTCEATAKIRFQTTPEDGNYVFSPYHIDSSCHISGFIINGTDAVDSREQVFISHGWGSMRFTEVPQANKEYRSYIRMQPIKGSKMYAGDAYVFDGDKVIGITGDIKFQAIPRKVLNMMLPPRGTAISSGPARAAPAAKAAPVKAAPAKKKKETVTPANIGKVNQKLKGVVSQVMDILAKEVGCSHDELADNIAFTDLGVDSLMSLTVSGRIREEMDLDLHSNAFVDHPTIGVFKIYLAQFEKSGVQASISSSESDNSDDESPEIDSDSNVTTPLDESETDSLKGDGLKNESGSSSSELQSIVRNTIAGEMQVEVDEILAAPDLANLGMDSLMSLSILGTLREKTGLTIPSDLFVSNPSLKDVERALGIVDAPKPRPAAPKQSKQQASAPKTAQHPRIGIEQPCPPKPPRPTNIVDDYPNRKASSVLLSGSHRTATKHLFMIPDGSGSATSYTEIADVGGDWAVWGLFSPFMKTPEEYKCGVYGMASKFIEEMKRRQPQGPYSLAGWSAGGVIAYEIVSQLVKAGDEVEHLIIIDAPCPVTIEPLPEGLHAWFASIGLLGDGDDKKIPPWLLPHFAASVSALSNYDAEPIPKEKCPKVTTIWCEDGVCKLPTDPRPEPYPKGHALFLLDNRTDFGPNRWDEYLDVNKMQFRHMPGNHFSMMHDDQAKQLGSFIREVLL, from the exons ATGGCTGACAAGTTGGCATTCCTTCTCTTCGGAGACCAGTCTCTTGATACCCACGGCTTCCTCGCCGAGTTCTTTCGCCAGGAGAAACAGGGTATACTCGCAAAGGCCTTCTTGGAGCAAGCCGGGCACGAATTGAGGAAGGAAGTTGAGAAGTTGCCTCGAGTGGAACGATCACGACTGCCGATTTTCCGAACTCTTCAGCAACTAAACGAGAGATACTACGCCCAGAAGCTCAAGCACCCAGGAATCGATGGGGCGTTGTTGTGTATATCTCAACTGGCACACTACATCGA TCACGCAGAGAAGAACTTCGAGGATGTGACCCGGCATGATAGCACCCACCTTGTCGGTCTCTGTTCTGGGCTGTTTGCCGCCTCTGCCATTGCATCGACACCATCCCTGTCAGCCTTGGTACCTGTGGCCGTCCAGGCTGTCCTTCTCGCCTTCAGGACTGGGTCGTACGTTCACACACTGGGAGACCGATTATGTCCTGCCAATGAGCAATCAGAGAGCTGGACATACATCTTCCCAGGGCTCAAGGAGGACGATGCCACGGCTGCCCTCGAGAGCTTCCATCGCGAAAAT GGCATTCCCCAGGCGAGCCGTGCCTATGTCAGTGCCGCCTCCGCCAGCAGCCTCGCCATTTCTGGGCCGCCCACCACGCTCAGACTCTTGGTTGCCAAGGGCAGGCTGTCAGCCAAGCCGACGTCGATTCCAGTCTACGGCCCGTATCATGCCGCTCATCTACACGCCTCCGCCAACATCGACAAGATTCTGCATTTAGATGATCCGGAAGTGGTCGATGCCTTCTACAACACCCGGCCACGGTCGGCGGTTATGTCATGCACATCGGGGACTTGGTTCGCGGCGACGGATACGCGGACGCTGATCAAATCAGTCGTGTTTGAAATTCTCAATGAGACTCTGATGTTTAACAAGGTCCTCGACGGGTGTCTCGAGCGGGCGCGCCAGTTCAAGGGAGATAGCTGTCTCATTTTGCCGCTGGGGCCCACTCAAAATGCCGCGACGCTCGCGAATCTTCTCAAGTCTCAGACAGACTTGGAGGTCATCCTCCGCAAGCCGCCTGCTGTGTCACCGGAGAGCACGTCCTCGACAATCGGGAACCATGGGTCGGTGGGAAGGTGCAAGTTGGCCATTGTCGGCATGGCAGGTCGCTTCCCTGATGCTGCCAGCCACGAGAAACTCTgggagctgttggagaagggCCTGGATGTCCACCGTGTGGTCCCGGCGGATCGCTTTGATGTCAAGTCTCACTATGATCCCACCGGAAAGATCATGAACACCAGTCACACACCCTATGGCTGCTGGATTGAGAACCCCGGGTTTTTCGACCCTCGGTTTTTCAACATGTCGCCCCGTGAAGCGCTCCAGACTGATCCCATGCAGCGCATGGCCTTGACCACGGCCTATGAAGCTCTCGAGATGTCTGGCTATGTGCCGAACCGGACGCCAACTACCCGCCTTGACCGCATCGGCACCTTTTACGGCCAGACATCTGATGACTGGCGTGAACTGAATGCGGCCCAGGAGGTCGACACTTACTACATCACGGGTGGTGTGCGTGCTTTCGGCCCCGGACGCATCAACTACCACTTTGGTTTCAGCGGACCCAGTCTCAACATTGATACTGCCTGCTCGTCCAGTGCCGCGGCTATGAACGTCGCTTGCTCCTCTCTGTGGGCTCGGGACTGTGACACTGCCATTGTCGGTGGGTTGTCGTGCATGACCAACCCGGACATTTTCTCTGGTCTCAGCAGAGGACAATTCCTGTCCAAGAAGGGACCTTGCGCTACTTTCGACAACGAGGCTGATGGCTACTGCCGTGGTGACGGTTGCGCCTCTGTGGTCGTCAAGCGTTTGGAGGATGCCGAAGCTGAGGGTGACAGAATCCTTGCTGTCATCTTGGGTACGGCCACCAACCACTCTGCTGatgccatctccatcactCATCCTCACGGACCCACGCAGTCTGTCCTTTCTCGCCAGATTCTTGACGAGGCTGGTGTGGATCCCCTTGATGTCGACTATGTTGAAATGCACGGAACCGGCACTCAAGCTGGCGATGGTACCGAGATGGTGTCTGTCACCAATGTCTTTGCCCCCGCAGAGCGCAAGAGACCTGCCAACAGACCTCTCTATCTCGGTGCCGTCAAGGCCAATGTCGGTCACGGAGAGGCTGCTTCTGGTGTGACTGCTCTGTGCAAGGTGCTCATGATGCTCCAAAAGAATGCCATCCCACCCCACGTGGGTATCAAGCAGGGCTCCGTCATCAACAAGACTTTCCCCAAGGATTTGTCTGAGCGCAACGTCAACATTGCcttccacaccacccccttcagAAGAAAGGATGGCAAGCCCAGACgcgtcttcatcaacaacttcaGTGCCGCTGGCGGTAACACTGGCTTGCTTCTTGAAGATGCGCCTCAGCGCCCCAAGGCCACCGCCGATCCCCGCAGCCACCACGTTGTCACCCTCACCGGCAAGTCAAAGGCTGCCATGATCCGTAATGCGGAACGCCTCGTTGGCTGGATGGAGAGGAACCCCGAGACGCCGCTGTCTCATGTGGcctacaccaccactgccagaAAGATTCAGCACTACTGGCGCATGAACGTCGTTGCCAGTGACCTCGATGAGGCGAAGTCGGCCATTTCTACCCGCCTCAAGGAGAACTTCGTCCCTGTTCTCCCTGAGCAGCCCAAGGTTGCCTTCATGTTCACTGGCCAGGGATCTCACTACCCCGCCCTCGGCAAAGAGTTCTATGAGCACTACTCTGTCTTCCGTCAGAACATTGACGAGTTTGACCGCATTGCTCAGATCCATGGCTTCCCATCATTCTTGCCCCTGATTGACGGCAGCGAGTCTGATGTCTCCAAGCTGTCTCCAGTGGTTGTGCAGCTTGGCCTGGCCTGCTTCGAGATGGCTCTTGCCCGCTTGTGGATATCTTGGGGTATCCGCCCTGCTGTGGTCCTTGGCCACAGTCTGGGTGAGTATGCTGCTCTCGAGGTGGCTGGTGTTCTTTCCGCCAGCGATGCCATCTACCTCGTCGGCGCGCGTGCCCAGCTCCTTGTTGAGAAGTGTACCGCCGGCACCCATGCTATGCTTGCCACCATGGGCTCTGTCGAGACCATCATGGACGCTCTTGGTGTGAAGGCCACTGGCGTCAATGTCGCCTGCATCAATGGCCCTCGCGAGACTGTTCTCAGCGGCGAGTCTAGCGAGATGGCTGAGATTGCCCAACACCTCACCGGCGCCGGCTTCAAGTGCACTCAGCTCCGTGTGCCCTTCGCCTTCCACTCGGCCCAGGTTGACGCCATCCTGGACGACTTTGAGAAGCTCGCCAAGTCTGTACAgttcaacacccccaaggtGCCCATCATTTCGCCCCTTCTTGGTAAGATGGTTGAGAACGAGCCCATCACGCCTGGCTATCTTCGCAACCATGCCCGTGAGGCCGTCAACTTTCTCGGTGGCCTGGTTTCTGCTCAGCAGTCTGGTGCCATTGACGAGAAGACTGTCTGGCTCGAGGTCGGCCCTCACCCAGTGTTGGCTGGTATGGTCAAGGCTTCTTTCGGCGTTGCCACCATTGCGGTCCCGACTCTTCGTCGCAACGAGGGTTGCTACAGGACTCTGTCCTCCAGCTTGTGCACTCTGCACACCGCTGGTCTAAACATCGACTTCAACGAGTTCCACCGTGACTTCAGCGAATCGGTTCGCCTGCTTGATCTGCCCAGCTACTCGTTCGATGAGAAGAACTACTGGCTGCAGTACACTGGTGACTGGTGCTTGTCCAAGAACCGCGTCGGAACCCAGGCTGATCCCAAGGCCATCGaggcccccaagcccaagctgTCCACCACGACCGTTCAGAAGatcaccaaggaggaggtcaacgGCGACGTTGTCATCCTCGAGACCGAGTCCGATCTTTGCCAACCAGAGCTTCGCAACGTGGTCTCTGGTCACTTGGTCAACGGTGCTCCTCTGTGCCCATCTTCGCTCTATGGCGACATGGCCATGACCGCATGCCAGTACGCTTACAAGCTGGTACGTCCCGGGACCGAAAAAATCGGCACCAATGTGGCACACATGGAAGTTCCCAAGACGTTGATCTTCAACGACACCGCAAAGAGCCACATACTGCGCATGACTATCAACGCCAATGCTAGGACCGGCCAGGCCGACATTGTCTTCCACACTGGTGATGGCGCCAAGAGAACCGACCATGCTATCTGCAAGGTCTACTTCGGTGAGCTCGAGGACTGGCAGAACGAGTTTGACCGTGTTGCCTACTTGATCAAGACCCGCATCGACTCACTCAAGGCGGCTGAGCAGCGTGGTGAGGCTTCCAAGATTGGCCGCGGGCTTGCTTACAAGCTCTTCGGTGCTCTTGTCGACTACAACCGCAGATATCAGGGCATGGAGGAGGTCATTTTGGACAGCAAGACTTGCGAGGCTACTGCCAAGATCCGCTTCCAGACTACGCCGGAGGATGGCAACTACGTTTTCAGCCCGTACCACATCGACAGTTCTTGCCACATCTCCGGTTTCATCATCAACGGAACTGACGCCGTCGACTCCCGTGAGCAGGTGTTCATCTCTCACGGTTGGGGTTCCATGAGGTTCACCGAGGTTCCTCAGGCCAACAAGGAGTATCGCAGCTACATCCGCATGCAGCCCATTAAGGGCTCCAAGATGTATGCCGGTGATGCCTACGTTTTCGACGGCGACAAGGTCATCGGTATCACGGGTGACATCAAATTCCAAGCAATCCCTCGCAAGGTCCTCAACATGATGCTACCTCCTCGCGGCACTGCTATTTCCAGCGGACCTGCCCGTGCTGCTCCTGCGGCCAAGGCTGCCCCGGTCAAGGCTGCTcccgccaagaagaagaaggagactGTCACCCCCGCCAACATTGGCAAGGTGAACCAGAAACTCAAGGGTGTTGTCTCCCAGGTCATGGATATCCTTGCCAAGGAGGTCGGCTGCAGCCACGATGAGCTTGCCGACAACATCGCCTTCACAGATCTTGGTGTTGACTCTCTGATGTCCTTGACTGTCAGCGGTCGCATCCGTGAGGAGATGGACCTGGATCTTCACTCCAATGCCTTTGTTGACCACCCCACTATTGGCGTCTTCAAGATCTACTTGGCTCAATTTGAGAAGTCTGGCGTCCAGGCGAGCATCTCTTCCAGCGAATCCGACAACTCTGATGATGAGTCACCTGAGATTGATTCCGACTCCAACGTCACCACTCCTCTTGATGAGAGTGAGACAGACTCTCTCAAGGGTGATGGTCTGAAGAACGAGTCTGGGTCCTCTAGCAGCGAGCTTCAGAGTATCGTGCGCAACACCATTGCTGGTGAGATGcaggtcgaggttgacgagaTCCTCGCTGCCCCCGACCTTGCCAACCTTGGCATGGACTCGTTGATGAGCTTGTCTATCCTCGGTACACTCCGTGAGAAGACCGGTCTGACGATCCCATCTGATCTCTTTGTCTCCAACCCATCTCTCAAGGATGTTGAGCGTGCCTTGGGCATCGTTGATGCCCCCAAGCCTCGCCCTGCTGCCCCTAAGCAGTCAAAGCAGCAGGCTTCCGCTCCCAAGACCGCTCAGCACCCCCGCATTGGCATTGAGCAGCCCTGCCCTCCCAAGCCTCCCAGACCTACCAACATTGTCGATGACTACCCGAACCGCAAGGCTTCCTCGGTTCTTCTCTCAGGCAGCCACCGCACCGCCACGAAGCATCTCTTCATGATTCCAGATGGCTCCGGTTCCGCTACATCTTACACTGAGATCGCCGACGTGGGAGGTGACTGGGCTGTCTGGGGTCTCTTCTCCCCATTCATGAAGACCCCTGAGGAATACAAGTGCGGTGTCTATGGCATGGCCTCCAAGTTTATTGAGGAGATGAAGCGTCGTCAGCCGCAGGGCCCATACTCCCTTGCCGGTTGGTCCGCGGGTGGTGTCATCGCCTACGAGATCGTCTCCCAGCTGGTCAAGGctggtgacgaggttgagcACCTGATCATTATCGATGCTCCTTGCCCCGTCACTATCGAGCCTCTCCCCGAGGGACTTCACGCTTGGTTCGCCTCCATCGGCCTCctcggtgacggtgacgacaAGAAGATCCCCCCTTGGCTCCTGCCCCACTTCGCTGCCAGTGTTTCGGCGCTGAGCAACTATGACGCGGAGCCCATTCCCAAGGAGAAGTGTCCCAAGGTGACGACCATCTGGTGCGAGGACGGTGTGTGCAAGCTGCCCACCGACCCCCGACCAGAACCATACCCCAAGGGACACGCCCTCTTCCTGTTGGACAACCGGACAGACTTTGGTCCCAACAGGTGGGACGAGTACTTGGATGTGAACAAGATGCAGTTCAGACACATGCCAGGGAACCACTTCTCGATGATGCATGATGATCAG GCCAAGCAACTCGGAAGCTTCATCCGCGAAGTGCTTTTGTAA
- the ABR1 gene encoding ABR1-like multicopper oxidase (EggNog:ENOG503PA2X; antiSMASH:Cluster_1; CAZy:AA1; COG:Q), producing the protein MKSSGVLSLAALSFATAVKAATVTYDWTATWVWAAPDGVGRPVVGINNAWPCPQIDATVGDTVIINFTNNLGNQTSGLHFHGINQVQTPEMDGPSGVTQCPVPPGSTLQYKFVVDVGGTFWYHSHNMGQYPDGLRGVFLVHDPNDPYAGSYDEEIILTVSDWYHNESLTMVRNMLQPSNTRFAPPIPDGMIINEGAGLNVNFTKGRKYRFRMISFAALASAMIHFDSHDINIIMNDADYLQKEVKYQLRIATAQRYDFIIECIDRDNDNYPFLISLDINRDWTNPDLGPLQWPHNYTGYLTMDYNKPNTKKDVVHKWKPADDSHFKPYDNEAILGGNDTNYDTLIKMDFAFCTDANGYPRACFNNLTYIDQKVPALYSAATTGDDNSNPIVYGQINPFIVNYGDVVQIVVNNQDAATHPFHLHGHHFQVLDRPKTGTGDWSGRDTNYNQKPPRRDTVTVMAHSHAVLRFKATNPGTWLFHCHIEWHVEMGLTATIIEAPDRLRNLTFPQDHLDACNKMGIPVSGNAAGNTQDYLDTTGMVTVPPTIYNGAMYAGSSSKKRGLMGRLASGMGSFFF; encoded by the exons ATGAAGTCGTCTGGTGTTCTATCGCTTGCGGCTCTGTCTTTCGCCACGGCGGTCAAAGCAGCTACTGTTACCTATGACTGGACGGCAACCTGGGTCTGGGCAGCCCCAGATGGAGTTGGGAGGCCAGTGGTCGGCATCAACAAtgcttggccttgtccacAGATTGATGCCACGGTCGGTGATACCGTGATCATCAACTTCACTAACAATCTCGGGAATCAGACAAGTGGTCTCCATTTCCACGGCATCAACCAGGTTCAGACTCCCGAGATGGATGGGCCAAGCGGTGTTACCCAGTGCCCAGTACCTCCCGGCTCGACTCTCCAGTATAAATTCGTGGTTGATGTCGGCGGTACCTTTTGGT ATCACTCGCACAACATGGGTCAATACCCCGACGGCCTGCGCGGAGTTTTCCTTGTTCACGATCCTAATGACCCCTATGCCGGCTCGTACGATGAAGAGATTATCTTGACGGTTTCTGATTG GTACCACAATGAGTCTCTTACCATGGTCCGCAACATGCTGCAGCCTAGCAATACTCGATTCGCTCCGCCAATTCCTGATGGCATGATCATCAACGAGGGAGCTGGGTTGAATGTCAACTTCACCAAAGGCAGGAAGTATCGCTTCCGCATGATCAGCTTCGCCGCCTTGGCTTCCGCCATGATTCACTTCGATTCTCACGACATTAACATCATCATGAATGACGCCGACTATCTGCAAAAGGAGGTCAAGTATCAGCTCCGCATTGCCACGGCTCAGCGTTACGACTTCATCATCGAGTGCATTGATCGAGACAACGACAACTACCCATTCTTGATCTCGCTGGATATCAACCGCGACTGGACAAATCCCGACTTGGGTCCCCTCCAATGGCCACACAACTACACTGGCTACCTCACCATGGATTACAACAAACCAAACACCAAGAAGGACGTGGTGCACAAGTGGAAGCCTGCTGACGACTCCCACTTCAAGCCATATGACAACGAGGCGATCCTCGGGGGGAACGACACCAACTATGACACTCTGATCAAAATGGACTTCGCATTCTGCACAGATGCCAACGGCTACCCCCGCGCTTGCTTCAACAACCTGACATACATCGACCAAAAGGTGCCGGCCTTGTACTCGGCCGCCACCACGGGCGACGACAACAGCAATCCCATCGTCTACGGCCAGATCAACCCCTTCATTGTCAACTACGGCGATGTCGTCCAGATCGTGGTCAACAACCAGGATGCTGCCACCCACCCTTTCCATCTCCACGGCCATCACTTCCAGGTTCTCGACCGCCCCAAGACCGGCACCGGGGACTGGTCCGGCAGGGACACCAACTACAACCAGAAGCCGCCCCGGCGCGACACCGTCACGGTCATGGCGCACTCGCACGCCGTCTTGCGGTTCAAGGCCACCAATCCGGGCACTTGGCTGTTCCATTGCCACATTGAGTGGCATGTCGAGATGGGCCTGACGGCCACCATCATTGAGGCGCCGGACAGGCTGAGGAACCTGACCTTCCCTCAGGATCATCTGGATGCTTGCAACAAGATGGGCATCCCGGTGAGTGGCAACGCGGCGGGCAATACGCAGGATTATTTGGATACCACGGGGATGGTGACGGTGCCGCCGACGATTTATAACGGGGCTATGTATGCTGGGTCtagcagcaagaagagggggttgatggggaggctTGCCTCAGGGATGGGGAGTTTCTTCTTCTAG
- the DPB2 gene encoding DNA-directed DNA polymerase epsilon, subunit B (EggNog:ENOG503NVDX; COG:L; antiSMASH:Cluster_1), producing the protein MMIVSSPSKSLKKKQSQENTSPEKRKRPKPPPAPFFGARKNVAAAETPIPSSSPAFATPAHPLRPFQPPAPAKAAILPIILPAPTLRPLAFRTFTKKHNLTLTSSALQELASFIGRHCGSGWREEGLAEKVLEEVARGWKNRNGGVIVDGASPELKDILKNLEGNMSGGRIITGGNGQRGGLSRQNSLMLEASDEADHSKTRLGLRPTGLAREDSQASFGMSGIGLGGEDDELDEDGSKDAGRWLKVVSAFEQPRFTYNVAKKHFERITTPPSLLPPPSHKTDSFRNRYHIIHQRLLRNESFQTSAVTSFSRSSSKASFRSHKITPIANLLGRHGTTHLLLGMLIVLPTGALAISDLTGAITLDLSHAAAIPHDSAWFTPGMIVLVDGIYEEEEESVGKGLSGSSGVGGTIGGRFQGFFIGQPPCEKRRATLGVSGLDGMAGDEEHTIGGGFGWIDFLGVGSERAIGSKMRKLEQRLLRQQPAGQQRSRIVILGELNLDQPRSLQALKKVLSLYATDGEGETPMSFIITGNFTSCGVMASHGGGATTGTGGAGSIEYKEYFDALASTLADFPTLLTTAMFVFVPGDNDGWVSAFGGGAAVPLPRRGVPGLFTSRVRRMFAAANQEAGLTGEKKGGEAVWTSNPSRLSLFGPCHEVVVFRDDISARLRRANVRLKGKEAEGDGDVEMAGATQDNGDAMEVDGDEQQQEQRSSPVADPNAVPYDVLAARKLVKTILDQGYLAPFRQSIRPVHWDYTSPLYLYPLPTAVVLVDTTTLPFCVTYEGCHVMNPSSILVSGKKGVARWIEYEAGRTGKVRECTF; encoded by the exons ATGATGATCGTTTCCAGTCCCTCAAAGTCTctcaaaaagaaacaaagcCAAGAAAACACCAGCCCCGAAAAGCGCAAAcgcccaaaacctcctcccgcccctTTCTTCGGTGCTCGGAAGAAtgttgcagcagcagaaacCCCAATcccgtcttcctcgcctgcttTCGCAACTCCCGCCCACCCTTTGCGACCCTTCCAACCACCAGCGCCCGCCAAAGCTGCAATCCTACCTATTATCCTGCCCGCGCCTACGCTCCGACCCCTTGCCTTCAGAACTTTTACCAAGAAACACAATTTGACTCTTACATCCTCCGCTCTACAAGAACTAGCCTCTTTTATCGGCCGACACTGCGGGTCAGGATGGCGAGAGGAAGGGCTAGCGGAGAAGGTGCTGGAAGAGGTAGCCAGGGGGTGGAAGAACAGGAATGGCGGGGTGATTGTTGACGGCGCAAGCCCAGAGCTGAAGGATATACTGAAGAATTTGGAGGGAAATATGAGCGGTGGGAGGATTATCACGGGAGGTAATGGTCAGAGAGGTGGCCTCAGCCGGCAGAATAGTTTGATGCTGGAAGCAAGTGACGAGGCAGACCACTCCAAGACCAGGTTGGGGCTGCGCCCTACGGGTTTGGCAAGAGAGGACAGCCAGGCTAGTTTTGGTATGTCGGGTATTGGGTTGggcggggaagatgatgagcttgatgaggatggaagCAAAGACgcagggaggtggttgaaggtTGTGTCGGCTTTTGAGCAGCCGAGGTTTACGTATAAtgtggccaagaagcacttTGAAAG AATAACAACTCCTccaagcctcctcccaccgccctctcACAAAACCGACAGCTTCCGCAACCGTTaccacatcatccaccaaCGTCTGTTGAGGAATGAATCCTTCCAAACCTCTGCCGTCACCTCCTTTTCCCGCTCATCCTCTAAGGCTTCTTTCCGCTCCCATAAAATCACCCCCATCGCCAACTTATTGGGTCGCCATGGCACCACTCACCTCCTGCTAGGCATGCTAATCGTCCTCCCCACCGGTGCCCTAGCCATATCCGACCTAACCGGAGCCATCACCCTTGACCTCTCTCACGCAGCAGCCATCCCCCATGACTCGGCCTGGTTCACACCAGGTATGATCGTCCTGGTAGACGGCATCtacgaagaggaagaagaatcCGTCGGCAAGGGACTGTCTGGCAGTTCGGGAGTAGGAGGCACGATAGGAGGCCGATTCCAAGGTTTCTTCATCGGACAGCCTCCCTGTGAGAAACGGCGTGCTACCTTGGGTGTTAGCGGGCTGGATGGCATGGCTGGGGACGAGGAGCATACCATTGGGGGTGGATTCGGATGGATTGATTTCCTCGGGGTAGGGAGTGAACGCGCCATTGGCAGCAAGATGAGAAAACTGGAACAGCGGCTGTTACGACAGCAACCCGCCGGCCAGCAACGATCACGGATCGTGATACTGGGTGAACTCAACCTTGACCAACCGAGGAGTTTGCAAGCCCTGAAAAAGGTGCTCAGTTTGTATGCCACCgacggggaaggggagacACCGATGAGCTTTATCATTACCGGCAATTTCACCAGTTGCGGGGTGATGGCCAGCCATGGCGGGGGGGCTACgacggggacgggaggggcgGGGAGTATAGAGTACAAGGAGTACTTTGACGCGCTGGCGTCGACGCTGGCGGATTTTCCCACCTTGTTGACCACGGCGATGTTTGTGTTTGTGCCTGGCGATAACGACGGGTGGGTTTCGgcttttgggggaggggcggcgGTGCCGTTGCCGAGAAGGGGGGTTCCGGGGTTGTTCACCAGccgggtgaggaggatgtttgCGGCGGCGAACCAAGAAGCGGGAttgacgggggagaagaaggggggggaggcggtgtGGACTAGTAATCCGAGTCGGTTGAGTTTGTTTGGGCCTTGTcatgaggtggtggtgtttaggGATGACATCTCGGCTaggctgaggagggcgaatgtgaggttgaaggggaaggaggcggagggggatggggatgtggagaTGGCTGGGGCAACGCAGGACAATGGGGATGCtatggaggtggatggggatgagcagcagcaggagcaacGATCGTCACCGGTGGCAGATCCGAATGCGGTGCCGTATGATGTGCTGGCGGCAAGAAAACTGGTCAAGACGATTCTGGATCAGGGCTATCTGGCTCCATTCCGACAGTCGATCAGGCCGGTTCATTGGGATTACACTTCTCCGCTGTACCTCTACCCGCTTCCGACCGCGGTGGTGCTCGTTGATACGACCACTCTACCATTTTGCGTCACCTACGAGGGTTGTCATGTCATGAATCCGAGTAGCATTCTCGTGAGCGGGAAGAAGGGCGTGGCCAGGTGGATCGAGTATGAAGCTGGGAGGACCGGGAAAGTGAGGGAGTGCACATTCTAG